The following are encoded together in the Iodobacter fluviatilis genome:
- a CDS encoding tetratricopeptide repeat protein, producing the protein MAQHAEINRLIAECDRLVYLDPNLSLKYAEEAYALLAGCDIPMLVRVTLAYSRSLMAFGRIEESLACLLKALTQTEVENQRAVQEDLLQELAVSYYSMGQYEEAAEYWADCINSADFSAAAKLNGHIGIGMIYFAYGQIEQALAQHKMAVSLLNHQMPAISHARAWINLASSYFQLKQWHESQHALLMAYPFAQGADHQEFVAEIYLCMAQIALETNNLDVARKKLAQAKRCCKVWVWGEMQQQLLHGRIFLATGRLDEAICYFKQGLKNANEMGASKYILKAYHFLSMAYQRAGDKENAESAYGNYQAACVRCEISSQGDCLQKIGKLLTFKKDSVEMLHCA; encoded by the coding sequence ATGGCACAACATGCTGAAATTAATCGCTTAATTGCTGAATGTGATCGCCTTGTTTATCTTGATCCCAATCTAAGCTTGAAATATGCAGAAGAGGCTTACGCCTTGTTGGCGGGCTGCGACATCCCGATGCTTGTGCGCGTCACGCTGGCTTACTCACGCTCACTGATGGCATTTGGCCGAATTGAGGAGTCCCTTGCTTGCCTGCTTAAAGCACTGACGCAGACAGAGGTGGAGAATCAGCGCGCGGTGCAAGAAGATTTACTCCAAGAGCTAGCCGTAAGCTATTACAGCATGGGGCAATACGAAGAGGCCGCAGAGTATTGGGCGGATTGCATTAATAGTGCAGATTTTTCTGCAGCAGCAAAGCTTAATGGGCATATAGGTATTGGCATGATTTATTTTGCCTACGGCCAGATTGAGCAGGCTTTAGCTCAGCATAAAATGGCAGTTTCCTTGCTCAATCATCAAATGCCAGCCATAAGCCATGCACGGGCTTGGATTAATCTGGCATCCAGTTATTTTCAATTAAAGCAATGGCATGAAAGTCAACATGCTTTGTTGATGGCCTACCCCTTTGCCCAAGGGGCGGATCATCAAGAATTTGTTGCTGAGATTTATCTCTGCATGGCACAGATTGCCTTAGAAACGAATAACTTAGATGTCGCAAGGAAAAAGTTAGCGCAGGCTAAGCGCTGTTGTAAGGTTTGGGTTTGGGGAGAAATGCAGCAGCAGTTACTACATGGGCGTATTTTTCTTGCCACTGGTCGCTTGGATGAGGCTATTTGTTATTTTAAACAGGGCCTGAAAAACGCCAATGAGATGGGAGCGAGTAAGTACATACTCAAGGCTTATCACTTTCTTTCGATGGCATACCAGCGCGCTGGGGATAAGGAAAATGCAGAAAGTGCCTATGGAAACTATCAAGCCGCTTGTGTGCGATGCGAGATATCCAGCCAAGGCGATTGCTTACAAAAAATAGGTAAGTTACTGACTTTTAAAAAGGATTCTGTGGAAATGCTGCACTGCGCATAG
- a CDS encoding tetratricopeptide repeat protein: protein MLASPVDQLLQRAKQLISSRSVDSLGFATQACDLAVQLGCRLSEAAALTVYSSVLQLLGQHREAIKILDKVLDIAETDELGVWRGEALQLMGVNTYILGEYESAEKYWFCCLELSAQAIETTQRLCAHIGLGQLYYAHEQFEVALIHHKMAQDLAKKEHNANYQSICLINIAIDLYRLNRLDDAMSIARQALPLVRAEGNYELEAEVYSVFGLIRLERGDVERARMNFLVALKINRLHINTWNEAANLLALGRCSLAGGEYEAALDELHRAFAVADVMESQKLLADIHEIFSHVYQKMNLPEKKEQHELAHKKLRILLLEQSASAQLRSMELALLVPS from the coding sequence ATGCTTGCGTCCCCTGTCGATCAGCTCCTGCAGCGAGCTAAGCAATTAATTTCTTCCCGCAGCGTTGATTCGCTGGGGTTTGCGACGCAGGCGTGTGACTTGGCTGTGCAGCTTGGCTGCCGTTTAAGTGAGGCAGCAGCTTTAACGGTTTATTCCAGCGTCTTACAGCTACTTGGCCAGCATCGTGAGGCAATCAAGATCTTAGATAAGGTCTTAGATATCGCAGAAACCGATGAGCTGGGTGTGTGGCGAGGGGAAGCCTTACAGCTTATGGGGGTTAATACTTACATATTGGGTGAGTATGAAAGCGCTGAGAAATATTGGTTCTGCTGCTTAGAGCTCTCAGCACAGGCCATAGAAACCACACAGCGTTTATGTGCCCATATTGGCTTAGGGCAACTTTATTATGCTCATGAGCAATTTGAAGTAGCGCTTATTCATCATAAAATGGCGCAAGATTTAGCAAAAAAAGAACATAATGCCAATTACCAAAGTATCTGCCTTATTAATATCGCCATTGATCTTTATCGTTTAAATCGTCTAGATGACGCAATGTCAATTGCAAGGCAAGCGCTCCCTTTGGTACGCGCCGAAGGCAATTACGAGCTAGAGGCGGAGGTGTATAGCGTTTTCGGTTTAATTCGGTTAGAGCGTGGGGATGTAGAACGCGCTAGGATGAATTTTCTGGTGGCTTTAAAAATTAATCGTCTACATATTAATACTTGGAATGAAGCAGCTAATTTGCTGGCCTTAGGGCGTTGTTCTTTAGCTGGGGGTGAGTATGAAGCAGCGCTGGATGAATTGCATCGTGCATTTGCCGTAGCAGATGTGATGGAATCACAGAAATTATTAGCGGATATTCATGAAATATTTTCGCATGTGTATCAAAAAATGAATTTGCCAGAAAAAAAAGAGCAACATGAGTTAGCGCATAAAAAACTACGTATATTACTACTAGAGCAATCTGCATCTGCACAGCTGCGCTCAATGGAGCTGGCATTGTTAGTGCCTAGCTAA
- a CDS encoding tetratricopeptide repeat-containing diguanylate cyclase, whose protein sequence is MSIHDSIDEINIRARQISLVNKPEAFQLAESACQLATQSKYNLGYAQGLLNQALALAQSPTFDESMALMRHSLLLGEEHSLREHVVDCLQEIAGAYYAQCQYDLSLQYWSYCLDLSLNITNNEAYIQAHIGIGQIYFAHDDFPSALEHYQQAAEYLPRINNDKLTASLLINLGAVYLSLMQYDKALLALKDGLLQAKKINNHECISESLCLIGQVEWALGIKNSAHKNLQQALKLNKKLNNQWGIAVNLLALGRMSLEKGDDKLSLKYLTLGLSNAMQRSSVNLVLQFEQLLAELAERRGDYKLAFEHLKRFSLGLQTFNNQLSPHKLHAMKMQLEMENARLENDDLRRQRASQHREIQRVERLASYDGLTGILNRRGLEEQGCELFLRQCQSQKSLSVLMIDVDHFKRVNDRCGHPVGDKVLRQIAALLKSGCRQDDLVGRYGGEEFVVLLPNHEGVAATEVGERLRSLVDAWIWSRIHPELSITISVGIASIVDDTSLEALLSRSDQCLYQAKQQGRNRVVV, encoded by the coding sequence ATGTCTATTCATGATTCCATTGATGAAATAAATATCCGTGCCCGCCAGATCAGCTTGGTAAATAAGCCTGAGGCGTTTCAGCTTGCAGAATCTGCGTGTCAGCTTGCCACCCAGTCTAAATATAATTTGGGCTATGCCCAGGGGCTACTCAATCAAGCCTTAGCCTTGGCGCAAAGTCCCACCTTTGATGAAAGCATGGCTTTAATGCGGCATAGCTTGTTGCTAGGCGAAGAGCATTCTTTACGTGAGCATGTAGTAGATTGCTTGCAAGAAATTGCCGGTGCTTATTACGCACAATGCCAATATGATTTATCCTTACAGTATTGGTCTTATTGCTTGGATCTTTCTTTAAATATTACTAATAATGAAGCTTATATTCAAGCGCACATTGGCATAGGCCAAATTTATTTTGCTCATGATGATTTCCCTAGCGCATTAGAACACTATCAACAGGCTGCTGAGTATTTACCAAGAATTAATAATGATAAATTAACGGCTTCTTTGTTAATTAATTTAGGTGCTGTTTATTTGTCTCTAATGCAATACGATAAAGCTTTGTTGGCTTTGAAAGATGGCTTGCTTCAGGCTAAAAAAATAAATAATCATGAATGTATTTCTGAGTCTTTATGCTTGATTGGCCAAGTTGAATGGGCATTGGGGATAAAAAATTCTGCACATAAAAATCTGCAACAAGCACTTAAGCTTAATAAAAAATTAAATAATCAATGGGGTATTGCAGTCAATTTATTAGCTTTAGGTAGAATGAGTTTAGAAAAAGGAGATGATAAATTATCCTTGAAATATTTAACCCTAGGTTTGTCTAATGCGATGCAAAGAAGTTCTGTAAATTTAGTATTGCAATTTGAGCAGTTATTGGCAGAATTGGCTGAGCGGCGTGGCGATTATAAATTGGCATTTGAACATTTAAAGCGTTTTAGCTTAGGTCTACAAACATTTAATAACCAACTTTCCCCTCATAAATTGCATGCAATGAAAATGCAATTAGAAATGGAAAACGCGCGCTTAGAAAACGATGATTTACGCCGTCAGCGGGCAAGCCAGCATAGGGAAATTCAGCGGGTAGAGCGGCTGGCTAGTTACGATGGGTTAACCGGCATTTTAAATCGTCGTGGCTTAGAGGAGCAGGGGTGTGAGCTGTTTTTACGCCAATGCCAAAGCCAGAAATCGTTGTCAGTGTTAATGATTGATGTGGATCATTTTAAGCGGGTGAATGATCGTTGTGGCCATCCAGTGGGCGATAAAGTATTGCGGCAGATTGCTGCGTTACTTAAATCGGGTTGTCGTCAAGATGATTTAGTCGGGCGCTATGGGGGTGAGGAGTTTGTGGTGCTTTTGCCAAACCATGAAGGCGTGGCAGCAACAGAAGTAGGGGAGCGGCTGCGTAGCCTAGTCGATGCTTGGATTTGGTCAAGAATCCATCCAGAACTAAGCATCACCATCAGCGTAGGCATTGCAAGTATTGTGGATGATACTTCATTAGAAGCCTTGCTTAGTCGCTCTGATCAGTGCCTGTATCAAGCTAAGCAGCAGGGGCGCAATCGGGTGGTGGTTTAA
- a CDS encoding ATP-binding protein codes for MKMTSIKIKTLFILCSIISLFFANPTIAVEPEVQTSAIHRTNTSDYSKLKVGMVLNECIPFHIKNGNTTRQGITTDYLLFLEKALNKKFMIINFSSKESAFLALKKEEIDFVAGKSSDKNNDTVSSDPYIQNNFVEVRRKGDSSKYLPVIATSNHSPLKKKISLQYKNKEIISFENSLLALQSVSFKKSDIYIGNATETNYLLNQLSLNNLEISNLSPITDDPFVFLVRKKNTDLLKRLNTAIDDIPINSQLEIQHRWQGGPDHSNIIKKIRLTAEEENWLKTNPKVRYAAPSNFYPFLFKITPSSKPTGIAIDILEKIEQRTGLQFIEVNQSGVHELLSFSDDTTDIIPILSISESRKKTMFFSPPYMQSLWGLITRTDNTEIHSTNDLAGKKVGVIRNSIAKETILDPELFKKITFIDAPDLLSTFQLLEQGKVDAIINNLRSSTAIISTEKTEKFQIIGVTDPTPSNIAIATTLKKPILAEIINKAVLSISQEELNGISTNWLNNKSTTVHKGLSLNQQSNYRAIFLLLMFITFILLVYIFIRNYKSRKYSKMLKEQLNTLSRLIDQLPFALFINLPSQEIHISNQRYNNLINNAIEKEALHARLTQLMVSASTSNDTIYEEMDVQTNGNKHDLMLWSKPFVSITLDQNAVLGGWFDISQQKENGRQLLKAKNEAETANRAKSTFLAIISHEIRTPMNAILGLIELELKKSSNRNLSAIFQSANSLLNLLDGILDQAKIEAGKLSISPHPCALYHLFDGIDAVYRPIIKENGLQFKIHLDPDLPKLVLLDEKRLAQVIGNLIGNSIKFTHSGSVSIKVNWLVRQNEPPLLAIEVTDTGSGISEESQAQIFEAYAQGELSSKTGTGLGLWICANLVKQMQGEISLRSAPDAGTTVLLKIPSQIVDSAGADQELSTQPHTDPALKLLVVDDHPANRLLLEQQLHFLGLSKVCCLSTAYEALELLKHSHFDAIISDCFMPEIDGFTFAKHVREQLGDSIFIIGYTADARESTAIRAQEAGMNRCLIKPVNINQLAEVLSNVRVQETNNQFDIARFNTINDTIRQFSFDNKEVLREFISIMQATNINDLAALKQAIHSQNYHLINELTHKLKGAARIVQDEETLFICELLEDGVHSSEILYCQQVFIDLEQSILECNGIFDQIILAS; via the coding sequence ATGAAAATGACCTCAATTAAAATAAAAACTCTGTTTATTTTGTGCAGTATTATAAGCTTGTTCTTTGCAAACCCCACTATAGCCGTTGAGCCAGAGGTTCAGACATCTGCAATTCATCGCACTAATACTTCCGATTATTCCAAGCTAAAAGTGGGCATGGTATTGAATGAGTGCATTCCATTTCATATAAAAAATGGAAACACTACCAGACAAGGAATTACAACAGATTATTTATTATTCTTAGAGAAAGCTTTAAATAAAAAATTTATGATTATCAACTTCAGTAGCAAAGAAAGTGCTTTTCTTGCTTTAAAAAAAGAAGAAATTGATTTTGTAGCTGGAAAATCAAGCGACAAAAATAACGACACCGTAAGCTCTGACCCTTATATTCAAAATAACTTTGTAGAAGTTAGACGCAAAGGAGATTCGAGCAAATACCTGCCAGTCATTGCAACCAGCAACCATTCGCCCCTTAAAAAAAAAATTAGCCTGCAGTATAAAAACAAAGAAATAATATCATTTGAAAACTCTTTATTAGCGCTTCAGTCTGTTTCATTTAAAAAATCAGATATTTATATTGGAAATGCGACCGAAACAAATTATTTACTAAATCAGTTGTCGCTCAATAATTTGGAAATATCCAATTTATCCCCCATTACTGACGACCCGTTTGTTTTTCTAGTAAGAAAAAAAAATACAGATTTACTTAAAAGACTGAACACAGCGATTGATGATATTCCTATCAACAGCCAGCTTGAAATCCAGCATCGGTGGCAAGGTGGACCAGATCATTCTAATATAATAAAAAAAATAAGACTTACAGCTGAAGAAGAAAACTGGCTAAAAACAAATCCAAAGGTTAGATACGCCGCCCCTTCTAACTTTTATCCATTCCTGTTTAAAATTACTCCGTCATCCAAGCCCACTGGCATTGCGATTGATATTTTAGAAAAAATAGAGCAACGGACTGGCCTTCAATTTATTGAAGTCAATCAAAGCGGCGTCCATGAGCTATTAAGTTTTTCTGATGATACAACAGATATAATTCCTATTCTTTCAATATCTGAAAGCAGAAAAAAAACCATGTTTTTTTCGCCGCCTTATATGCAGTCCCTCTGGGGGCTTATTACCCGTACCGATAATACAGAAATACACTCCACTAATGATCTGGCGGGTAAAAAGGTTGGTGTGATCAGAAATTCCATCGCTAAAGAAACCATACTTGACCCTGAACTATTTAAGAAAATTACCTTTATTGACGCACCAGATCTGCTGTCTACTTTTCAGTTACTGGAGCAAGGTAAAGTAGATGCCATCATTAATAATTTGCGCTCTTCAACAGCGATTATTTCTACTGAGAAAACCGAAAAATTTCAGATTATTGGCGTAACTGACCCAACACCGTCAAATATCGCTATTGCCACCACCCTTAAAAAACCGATACTGGCTGAAATAATTAACAAAGCTGTTTTGAGCATTTCGCAAGAAGAATTGAATGGGATCAGCACCAACTGGCTGAATAATAAATCAACCACCGTGCACAAGGGTTTGAGCCTAAATCAGCAATCTAATTACCGGGCAATATTTTTATTGCTTATGTTTATAACTTTTATTCTGCTTGTTTATATATTTATTCGCAACTATAAATCGCGCAAATATAGTAAAATGCTTAAAGAGCAGCTTAATACACTATCCAGACTGATCGACCAGCTCCCTTTTGCATTATTTATTAATCTTCCAAGCCAAGAAATTCATATTTCTAATCAGAGATATAATAATCTGATTAATAATGCAATTGAAAAAGAAGCACTGCACGCACGTTTAACACAGCTCATGGTAAGCGCATCAACAAGCAACGATACAATTTATGAAGAAATGGACGTTCAAACTAACGGCAATAAGCATGATCTGATGCTTTGGTCTAAACCCTTTGTTTCGATCACCCTTGATCAAAATGCCGTGCTGGGTGGCTGGTTTGACATTTCACAACAAAAAGAAAATGGGCGTCAGCTGCTTAAGGCTAAAAACGAAGCAGAAACAGCGAACCGGGCTAAATCCACATTTCTGGCTATTATCAGCCATGAAATTCGTACCCCAATGAATGCGATTTTAGGTTTAATTGAGCTGGAACTGAAAAAATCAAGCAATCGTAATCTTTCTGCTATTTTTCAATCGGCAAACAGCCTGTTGAATTTATTAGATGGGATATTAGATCAGGCCAAAATAGAAGCTGGAAAACTGAGTATCTCACCTCACCCCTGCGCTTTGTATCACCTGTTTGATGGCATTGATGCTGTTTATCGCCCGATTATTAAAGAAAACGGGCTGCAATTTAAGATTCATCTTGATCCTGATCTGCCAAAATTAGTATTACTCGATGAAAAACGACTGGCTCAGGTTATAGGTAACCTAATTGGCAATTCTATTAAATTCACACATAGCGGCTCTGTTAGCATTAAAGTCAACTGGCTGGTCAGACAAAATGAGCCGCCCCTTTTAGCGATTGAAGTCACCGATACGGGCAGCGGGATTTCTGAGGAATCACAGGCACAAATATTTGAGGCCTATGCACAGGGCGAGCTTTCGAGCAAAACAGGCACTGGGCTGGGATTATGGATCTGCGCTAATTTAGTCAAACAAATGCAAGGGGAAATATCTCTGCGCAGCGCACCTGATGCCGGCACAACGGTGCTGCTAAAGATACCCAGCCAAATCGTTGACAGCGCCGGCGCGGATCAGGAACTAAGCACCCAGCCACACACAGACCCTGCACTGAAGCTGCTGGTGGTCGATGACCACCCTGCCAACCGCTTACTGCTCGAACAGCAGCTGCATTTTCTGGGCCTGAGCAAGGTGTGTTGTCTTAGCACCGCTTATGAGGCTTTAGAGCTGCTGAAACACAGTCATTTTGATGCCATTATCAGTGATTGCTTTATGCCTGAAATTGATGGCTTTACCTTTGCTAAACATGTGCGCGAACAATTAGGTGATAGTATTTTTATTATCGGCTATACCGCCGATGCCAGAGAAAGCACAGCGATTCGGGCGCAAGAAGCAGGAATGAATCGCTGCCTGATCAAACCAGTGAATATCAATCAGCTGGCTGAGGTTTTATCTAATGTGCGTGTCCAAGAGACAAATAATCAATTTGATATTGCACGCTTTAACACGATTAATGACACGATCCGGCAATTTTCTTTTGATAATAAAGAGGTGCTAAGGGAGTTTATTAGCATCATGCAAGCCACCAATATCAACGATCTGGCGGCATTAAAACAAGCTATTCATTCGCAAAACTATCACTTAATAAACGAATTAACACATAAGCTAAAAGGAGCAGCACGCATTGTGCAAGATGAGGAAACGCTATTTATTTGTGAATTACTTGAAGATGGCGTGCATTCTTCTGAAATATTGTATTGTCAGCAGGTATTTATTGATTTAGAGCAATCAATTCTAGAGTGCAATGGCATATTTGATCAAATTATCCTAGCGTCGTAA
- a CDS encoding response regulator transcription factor, which yields MRSIVIIDDHPAICLAIRSALEESGEFKVVLESGNGIDALEYLRKNDADLVILDLELPRLDGFEIMKRIRSAELSTKVLFLSAKNENIYAIRALNAGAQGFISKGKNINDIFQAVKMVIAGYSFFPESIIQGLTNGKRTEIARESKSLSNRELMIARLLAEGQSNLEIGVALSISNKTVSNYKVRILQKLNINSVVELASYVNENDLN from the coding sequence ATGAGATCTATTGTAATTATTGACGATCACCCAGCCATTTGCCTAGCTATTCGTTCAGCACTGGAAGAATCAGGCGAGTTTAAAGTTGTTTTAGAGTCAGGCAATGGCATTGATGCGCTGGAGTATTTAAGAAAAAATGATGCTGATCTGGTTATTTTAGATCTTGAACTGCCCCGGCTTGATGGTTTTGAAATCATGAAGCGAATTCGAAGCGCTGAGCTAAGTACTAAAGTTCTTTTTCTTTCTGCTAAAAATGAAAATATTTACGCCATTAGGGCGCTTAATGCTGGCGCACAAGGATTTATCAGTAAAGGTAAAAATATAAATGATATTTTTCAGGCCGTAAAAATGGTGATTGCTGGTTATTCATTTTTCCCTGAATCAATCATACAGGGATTAACAAATGGAAAAAGAACAGAAATTGCAAGAGAATCCAAATCTTTATCTAATCGGGAATTAATGATTGCTCGCTTACTTGCGGAGGGACAATCCAATTTAGAAATCGGGGTCGCTCTTTCTATCAGTAATAAAACTGTCAGTAATTATAAAGTTCGTATTTTACAGAAATTAAATATCAACTCTGTGGTTGAGCTCGCTAGTTATGTTAATGAAAATGACCTCAATTAA
- a CDS encoding EAL domain-containing protein, whose protein sequence is MYKVLVVDDHDGQRFIVCNMLKEMGLKDVVSVNSATIALSDIHQSSKSLPFDIVICDLQMPYMDGVEFVRALGKCSEAAPALIFMSSFDQKVLQAAERIALAYKIPVLGSIQKPILLPQLKALLEQKRPLIAENTSKVSLNKFSLQQIRAGLKLNQFIPFYQPKINLVSGECIGVEMLARWAHPVYGVLTPDVFSDIFIDDECCSILTKRLIVKSFEDLADLNGEKISLAINLAWSMFKKNDIADYLISQVGTYKINPERVIIEITESEESTDMTIALDTMIRLRLYGFKLALDDFGSGYSNMEVISSLPVNQLKIDKSLIQGVHKNKQKLKVLESVVDLSEKLALKIVAEGIETEAECNIVKCLGVTEGQGYYFSKPRSISSLKKYLEIQDVIFQ, encoded by the coding sequence ATGTATAAAGTCCTGGTGGTAGATGACCATGATGGACAGAGATTTATTGTCTGTAATATGCTAAAGGAAATGGGGCTTAAGGATGTCGTGTCTGTAAATAGTGCAACAATTGCATTGTCGGACATTCATCAGTCTAGCAAATCCCTGCCTTTTGACATTGTGATTTGTGATTTACAGATGCCCTATATGGATGGGGTGGAGTTTGTCAGGGCGCTTGGAAAATGTAGTGAGGCGGCTCCAGCATTAATCTTTATGAGCTCATTTGATCAAAAAGTGCTGCAAGCGGCTGAAAGAATTGCGTTGGCCTATAAAATTCCAGTTTTGGGTTCTATTCAAAAGCCTATTTTATTGCCGCAGTTGAAAGCACTGCTTGAGCAGAAAAGACCGCTCATTGCAGAAAATACATCTAAGGTGTCATTAAATAAATTCAGCTTGCAACAAATTCGAGCCGGATTAAAATTAAATCAATTTATTCCCTTTTATCAGCCAAAAATCAATCTGGTTTCTGGTGAGTGTATTGGTGTGGAAATGCTCGCTAGATGGGCACATCCGGTGTATGGCGTTCTGACTCCTGATGTTTTCTCTGATATTTTTATTGATGATGAATGTTGTTCTATTTTAACTAAACGCCTTATTGTTAAATCTTTTGAAGATTTGGCAGATTTGAATGGGGAAAAAATAAGCCTTGCAATAAATTTAGCATGGAGTATGTTTAAAAAAAATGATATTGCTGATTATTTAATTAGCCAGGTGGGCACTTATAAAATAAACCCTGAAAGGGTGATAATTGAAATTACTGAATCTGAAGAATCGACCGACATGACTATTGCACTGGATACAATGATCAGATTGAGACTGTATGGATTTAAACTGGCTTTGGATGACTTTGGAAGTGGATATTCTAATATGGAAGTCATCAGCAGCTTGCCCGTTAATCAATTGAAAATAGATAAAAGCCTCATTCAGGGTGTGCACAAAAATAAGCAAAAGCTAAAAGTATTAGAATCTGTGGTTGATTTGTCTGAAAAATTAGCTTTAAAAATAGTGGCTGAGGGCATAGAAACGGAAGCAGAATGTAATATTGTTAAATGCTTGGGCGTGACGGAGGGGCAGGGATATTACTTTTCTAAGCCAAGAAGTATCAGTTCATTGAAAAAATATCTGGAAATTCAGGATGTGATTTTTCAATAA
- a CDS encoding L,D-transpeptidase Cds6 family protein, translating into MSNYRLFAAALMFIAFCSFAGEVEDLHALAGKQEYEKILKLTDQDDYPQKNTLRVMFIRGVALAKLKRNSQAIDHFKVMTENFPNQAEPYINLGVLLAGQGADELARDALEKANTLNPKVLAAHENLAELYLAMAKKEYSNAIKLGGNKEKLAWINNENTAEKINRHPDKKVLLENESLAKAVLLGDLEKWRKAWSDKNIDLYLSAYSQNMKPENGLSLSVWKKQRTNRLRTGGNIAVNIDSPVVSILNNKTAKVSFIQKYTSDYLSDVVKKTILFEFYNNKWLIVSEKQEGVL; encoded by the coding sequence GTGAGTAACTATCGCTTATTTGCTGCCGCATTAATGTTTATTGCTTTTTGCTCTTTTGCCGGAGAAGTGGAAGATTTACATGCTTTGGCGGGAAAACAAGAGTACGAGAAAATACTGAAACTCACCGACCAAGATGATTATCCACAAAAAAATACTTTGCGGGTTATGTTTATCAGAGGTGTTGCGCTGGCTAAATTAAAGCGCAATTCCCAGGCAATTGATCATTTTAAGGTTATGACAGAAAATTTTCCTAATCAGGCCGAGCCGTATATTAATTTGGGCGTTTTGTTAGCCGGCCAGGGTGCTGATGAATTGGCTCGTGATGCTCTGGAAAAGGCAAATACGCTGAATCCAAAAGTATTGGCTGCGCATGAAAACTTGGCTGAACTGTACTTGGCGATGGCAAAAAAAGAATATAGCAACGCGATTAAATTGGGCGGCAATAAAGAAAAGCTGGCTTGGATTAATAACGAAAACACAGCGGAAAAAATTAATCGGCATCCGGATAAAAAAGTTTTGCTGGAAAATGAATCTCTTGCAAAGGCTGTTCTGTTGGGTGATCTGGAAAAATGGCGTAAAGCCTGGTCAGATAAAAATATTGATCTTTACTTGTCTGCGTATAGTCAAAATATGAAGCCTGAAAATGGTCTTAGTTTATCTGTATGGAAAAAACAAAGAACAAATAGGTTGAGAACTGGCGGCAATATTGCTGTAAATATTGACTCACCAGTTGTAAGTATACTGAATAATAAAACTGCAAAAGTCAGTTTTATACAAAAATACACATCGGATTATTTGAGTGATGTAGTGAAGAAAACTATTTTATTTGAATTTTATAATAATAAATGGTTGATTGTTTCAGAAAAACAAGAAGGTGTTTTGTAA
- a CDS encoding EcpB family pilus assembly chaperone, giving the protein MKKFIFILMCFAGYENSFAVSLDNFYSYLPSDKSSISIEVKNPDPTAAHLFKVEVYPVESPYKMDKIVADDLSASDVLFTPEKTIVPANGAVKIKFVYNGPKDDKERYFAIKWTDLRIDRTNKADTEKAASAAQRVTLATALIVLPRNEKFAYLLDKKAMKNTGNSMFKFFFDGKCNKEGAVVPCSDAGPLLPGRSYSFDKYDFVQPPVVGIWRGSRVIDAVRSDEVKE; this is encoded by the coding sequence ATGAAAAAATTTATATTTATACTTATGTGTTTCGCCGGGTATGAAAATTCATTTGCAGTTTCACTGGATAATTTTTATTCCTATTTGCCATCAGACAAAAGCAGTATTTCTATTGAAGTAAAAAATCCGGATCCTACTGCTGCACATTTGTTTAAAGTAGAAGTTTATCCGGTGGAATCACCCTATAAAATGGATAAAATAGTTGCGGATGATCTGAGTGCCAGCGATGTGTTATTTACTCCAGAAAAAACGATTGTTCCAGCTAATGGTGCCGTTAAAATAAAATTTGTTTATAACGGGCCAAAAGACGATAAAGAAAGATATTTCGCCATTAAATGGACCGATCTACGGATTGATCGCACCAATAAAGCGGATACTGAAAAAGCGGCCAGTGCAGCTCAGCGTGTCACACTGGCTACAGCATTGATTGTACTTCCACGTAATGAAAAATTTGCTTATTTGCTGGATAAAAAAGCAATGAAAAACACCGGCAATAGTATGTTTAAATTTTTCTTTGATGGGAAATGCAATAAAGAAGGTGCCGTTGTGCCTTGCTCTGATGCCGGGCCATTATTGCCAGGCAGAAGCTATTCATTTGACAAGTATGACTTTGTTCAGCCGCCTGTTGTTGGTATTTGGCGTGGAAGCAGAGTGATTGATGCTGTACGCAGTGATGAAGTTAAAGAATAA